The following DNA comes from Miscanthus floridulus cultivar M001 chromosome 5, ASM1932011v1, whole genome shotgun sequence.
CCACGAGCCCCCGCCCCGCCGCGGCGCGAGCGAACCCCTCGGGCAGCGGGTCCGGGTCGTCGGAGCTGACGATGTCCGGGCGCATCACCCATAGGAAGCGGGCGTCGCTGGCCAGCACGCCGCCTGCGATCTCGTGCAGCTCCTGCTTGGTCACGTGCGCGTAGCTGCCGAAGGAGATGTAGAGCACGGAGCCGGGCGGCTATGCGTCCAGCCACCGGGAGCAGTCGAACTCGGCCCACATGGACGTGGCCACGGCGCTGCACTCGAACCCCGCCGGGAAGATGGGCCCACGGGGTAGAAGGGCCTGTCGGCGCGCAGCGCGGCGATGGTGGACGGCCTCAGCTCCTCCACGGTGTTGCACAGGACGTAGTCGGCGTCGCGGGCCTCGTCGAACGCCTTGAAGATGATGCAGTGCACCACGGAGGTGGTGTCCGTCTCCTGCACATAGGGCTCAACctcaaaatatgcttagattttcgaattacttcaaatttttcataaaaactttgaaaactccaaaaacaaactaacttgacaagttctacacttttgcttttaggctcaaccccaaaatatgcttagattttgaaatgagttttcagggtagaatttaaatgctgaaaatcagggttttctcgaaaattcaaatccaaaccaaattttgaacttgattcaaacaattcaattcaacactcataacataaatgtaaacttgttttagtgaatgcatatcaaagtttgcaatatgaccaatgccttgcaatgcatatgatgacatgtcctgtttttaatatttaaacacccggggtgttaaaCTAAGTCATACATCTGGTAGTATGAAACTACTATCTTCCTAAGTCAAGCAAGCAACATGAAGCTACAACTTCCTAAACGACCTTTCACTCTAGCACATAGCGTAGGCAGTAACAAGGTAAAAATGGATTGCCTGTTGCACAATGAACTGCCTTCTGCTGCCTGTTACCCTGGGTGTGGGTTGCAGTTGCCGCCGGATGAACCTCCAGCCGTGGGTGCTAACGCCGTCTGCGTTACCACATCCGCAACGCCACCGTAAGCTGGCAGAAGCCACAACTGCACTGATGTTCCCCAATCTGCTAGCACGCCTCAACTTCCATGGGGAGCTCCTCTCCTTGCGTGCTCGTCGCCGGCTGCCGCTGTGCTGCAACTATCTGCAGGCGGATCTAGATCTCGGGGGTGGGGGATagacaagaagagaaaggaatctAGGAGGAGGGGGAATATGGGGGCTACGGTGCGGAGAGGAGCGCCGTGGGCGGCGGTGGGGACTGACGATTTGGGAGGAGGAAGATTCAGGACGAGTGGATTTGGGGGAGGACGAGTGGATCTAggagaggagcgaggagtcaTGGGCGCGCCCGCGCGTGCAAAGAGAAAAGGAGTGTCGGGGTTATAACCTGGTGTCTCAAGACACCAATTAGTTAAGCAGGCCGAGCGGCCTATAGCACATCAGTTAGCGAAggcccgaacgaccgaggcccagctaAGCCAGGCGAACCAGGTCGGACGCTAAGACCGGGGTTAGCCACGACCCCTCCTTTGCGCCTTAGCTACACGGCACTGGAAAGGTGCACAACCTCTCTCCCATCATGACCCCTAGAAGGAACGAAGATAGGTCAAGCCCGGCCAAGCGCGCTCGCTCTGACAGGAACGAGCAcgccgcactgaccccgcaaggaccgaggggacaacagtcacctcggTCCGATCAGACGCCATCCCTGTGCCATGCCGCACAGACAAGACAATACCGCCCAAAGCGGTGACGACAGGTACGATGACCACCGGCCAGATATGGCCCGACGAGACAAGAGTACGATCCTGctcactatgggatgggatccacggtGAGGGCCTCGACTCAGAGGCCATCCAGGCTGGCGGGAACCACGGCCCCAACGATGGGGATCATGCCCCCCGCTCCTCAAGACAACAAGGCAACCAACAACCCAGGGGCAGCCATCAACTCCTGTACGATGCCCCAGGAAACCAGAAGACGATGGCGAAGATCACGGCCGAGACCACGTCGCATAGGACAGCTGGCGAACTACCATCGTGCCTATAGTGCCACCACGGCCAACAcagtagcaccatgccacaccatgccgagacgtggccacaagaccatgacgacagccACGCTCGGACGCACCTCGAAAGAcgacgtagcttgcaagccaagttagctagggcctccctcaggctcacgacccttcgaTCGAGAGAACCTATTACTTTGTATGcgccctggccccgaactctacataagggcagccagggcaccctttCTAGAGATTCTGAGTCCCCTACTCATTCACTCACTCTCCATTGTAGCAGGGCTCCTGAAGCTTCTCTTCGAGCTGCCCGTCACCTAGCTTAGGTTCTTCTACCATTCTTGCAccctattgtaagaacttcagagcattcaagcgaggaacacgcactcgttcatctctgagactggacatagggctccggcctaaaccagtataaatcctcgtgtcttttggatgctatcatcgtctttctagagcagcgtaatcgtataaatttactagtccggtttacgaaacaccgacaaggagCGAGAAGAATTTTCACCTCGCACGCTGCGTGTTTGACTCCGGTGCATGCCGAAATTTTTACTTTGGCTCTATGAGGCGTGGGCCAAGCCACACGATTGGAGCGCGGACTATGTATTATGAGCTGTggtcgagggggggggggggggggggggggggcttgtgCCCCCCACGTTGGATTCACAAGTTGGGAGGATGCTAAGTCAGACTTATTACGTATACAAAACTCCTTCAGTTTGACTGCCCCAAGAGGTGTGATCATGCCCATCATTTCAATGGAGAATCAAACTAAACTGCTAATTGTCTTACTTTTATGGGGTTAGTGGGATGTGAGAAATAAAAC
Coding sequences within:
- the LOC136454154 gene encoding UDP-glycosyltransferase 86A2-like yields the protein MEVVKQSLVFGLTVNVQVQETDTTSVVHCIIFKAFDEARDADYVLCNTVEELRPSTIAALRADRPFYPPPGSVLYISFGSYAHVTKQELHEIAGGVLASDARFLWVMRPDIVSSDDPDPLPEGFARAAAGRGLVVPWCCQVEVLSHAAVGGFLTHCG